CACTGTACATACTTAAGCGGTTATATGTCCACGGTACCCATGTACATTCTACTTTTACTTTCGGTAATCCTTTCAGCAGATCATTATCTTCTTTTTGTTTGGGCATGTTGAGCAAAGCAGGTGCATGCCATGCGCCACAGATAACGGCAATGTTTTGAAACATTTCTTTTTCTGCCTGTCGGATTGTTTTACGCATATATGCTTCACGTAAACTTTCTGTGCGGTCATCCTTCGAAGGAACTTCCTCACGCAATACCTGCATCGCTTCGTTTACTGCATCAAACACTTCTTCGTTTTGATGACGATGCTCAAACATATGCTCCCACCATTTCTCTCCATCATCATAACCTGCCGCTTCTGCTAAATAAGAAACAGGATCTTTCCTTATGATGACGATGGGTTCAGCTTCATTATTGCTGATGCTGTAATTGTTGATGGTATCAATCACATCTTCTTCATCTTTTTCATCCGATGCTGTCTGTTGTTCTGCTGCTTTCTTTTGTTCTTCAGCATCAAGCGCAAATTGGTGTGCTGCCGGCAGATCCATGAAGCGGACATGAATATTATTTTTTCGTGCATACAGAATGGCTTGCCACTCGGGTGAAAATTCTGCAAAGGGATAGAACGAAGATTGTTTGGTATTATCGGGTTGAAAACAAAGTATAGCCACCGGTGGTTTCAACTCACTGTGCGATACCCATTGCAAAACAGGATCAGCATCGGGCGGACCTTCCACCAAAACAATATCCGGTTTTGTTTTCTCCAAAAACTCTTTTACGTTTCTGGCAGAACCCGGACCATGATGTCGTATACCAAGAATATGAATTGCCACTATAAAAAAATTTACTACTATCTACATTGTTTATTTCGATGGCATTTTCAATCCCATCTTTTTCATTGCAAGTAACGCTTCTGCATTTCCTTTTGCGTCATTAACAGGATTATGGTCGTGAACAGTTTTACGGAACAACTTCTTCCATTCGCTATTTACCCCTGTGTCCATTTTCATTCCGCAATACAAGTCACCTATTCTTCTTCCTGAAAATCCAAATGGATTCTTTCCTGTAAAAAAATGGAAATAATAATTGATCCATTGCCAGTCGAATGCAAGGTTATCGCTTATAAATATGGGGCGTCCATCAGAGTTTACAGATAGCCATTCTGAAAAACGCTCCATCGTTTCTTTTGGTTCGTCAAACTGTTCGTGTTGTTCCCTTGATATACTGCTTACTGCAAGCGCCTCTGGAATCCATTGTGTTGAAATTGGTTTCACCTTGCCATAGAATGTTTTTGTAAGAGTGGGCTCAACCACAACTGCACCAAAACAAATCATTGAATACTTGTTTGGAATAGGTCCATCCGATTCAACATCCACAACGATATAACTCATGTTTATTTTATTTAATTAAATGCCAAGATCACGACAAGCCCTGTAAATATCTTTCCATTCATCTCTTGGCTTTACGACTGTTTCCAAATATTCCTGCCATACAATTTTATCCTGCACCGGATCTTTTACCACAGCTCCAATAATACCTGCAGCCAGATCATTTGCTTTTAATTGTCCATCGCCAAAGTAAGCGGCCATGGCTAACCCATTATTCACAACAGAAATTGCTTCTGCAGTACTAAGTGTACCACTGGGCATTTTAATTTTTGTTTTCCCATCCATCGTAACACCACTTCTTAATTCACGGAAGATGGTAACGATGCGACGGATCTCCTGCAACGCAGGTGGCTCAGCAGGCAACTCCATAATTTTTTCAAAACTTTCAACCCTGCGTTTTACAATATCAATTTCTTCATCCATTGAATCAGGCACAGGAAGAATCACCGTATTGAAACGTCTTTTTAATGCACTGCTCAATTCGTTTACACCTTTATCTCTGTTGTTGGCAGTTGCAATTACGTTGAAGCCTCTTACTGCCTGCACTTCTGTATTCAATTCCGGAATGGGTAATGATTTTTCTGAAAGAATAGTAATCAATGCATCCTGCACATCTGCGCCAATACGTGTCAACTCTTCAATACGAACGATCTTACCATCTTTCATTGCACGCATCACCGGTGTTTCCACCAATGCTTTTTCAGTTGGACCTTCTGCTAATAATCTTGCATAGTTCCAACCATAGCGGATAGCTTCTTCACCTGTGCCTGCTGTTCCCTGTACAATTAATGTTGAATCGCCACTAATAGCAGCCGCTAAATGTTCACTCACCCAGCTCTTGGCAGTACCGGGCAAACCATATAATAACAAAGCACGGTCGGTAGTTAATGTAGCTACGGCAATTTCCATCAGTCGTTTATTACCGATATATTTTGGTGTTACTTCAAAACCATTTTTCAGTTTACCGCCGATGAGGTAAGTAACTGCTGATTGTGGAGACAGATGCCAGTTCGCAGGTCGTTTATCCTGATCTTGTTTCCTTAACTCTTCCAGTTCCAATGCGTATAATTCTTCTGCATGCTGACGTAAGATGGTTGCCATAATGATGTATTTAAGCGGTAAAGGTTGTTGTGATTTGATTTTTTAAGTTGATGAGTTTCCCTAAATATTCTTTCGTTTTATTCCAGCTGTTCCGTTGGTATTCTTCAGCAGGCATAATCAAACCCAGTTCTCTTTCAATGGCAGAAGGGATGCGTTCAATATGTTGACTAAAGAATGATCGTGTATAGTGATAAGGATTATTTGCAGCGTGCGTTAAAATCTTTTTCGTCATCTCAATACTCCATTCCCTCTTGAATTCAACAGCATAGCGAATGATGGCATCTGCATGATCGGCAAATGACCGGTTTGAATAATATTCCTGTTGCTGTGCAGGCAACATCGGAATGAGATCAATATAAAATGTGCTGCAATACTGCATCATAAATACTGCCCATTGATGCTGTTTGAATTGCAACGTAGCCAGCACTAATGCCGTGATCATTTTTTTACCCGTAGCATCTTTCTCAAATAACTCAATGATCTGTTGGGGCGATTTACCTAACTGCTGCTCCCAAAATGTTGGTGGCACAAACTGTATGAGTTGATAAATGATAAACTCATCATCGCTAAACTCTTTACTGTTACTGCTCAGCTTTTCAATTCCTGATTTGAATATTTCAGGATCAATATCTGCAGGCACCTGGAACGAAAGTGAGGTCTTACTCATCATGCCCAATAATGCCTTTTCGGTTTTTATGGTAACGGCTTTTTCTAAGACGCCTATATACTGTTGTACCAATGCAGAGCCGGGAATCTGCTTTAGTAATTTCAGTGCTTCTTCTTTTACTTTCTTACTCTTTTCGTTTTGTAATGATTCAAGAAATACAAGATCCTCATTGCTGACATTGATTGACAGTATTTCTAAAAAAGAAACTTTTGTTGCGGCATCTTCCTGTGCCCATGTTTGTTCAAGTAAAACTCTTGCAGCAGCAGGATCAGCAGAGCGCAATTCAGTAAGTACAGCTTTGCGTTGATCTGTTGTACCTGTATTCCAAAGTTCTTCCTGTGATTGTGATACAGAAAAATTCCACTCCGGATTAAACTGGCATAACCATTCACCACGTTTACCCGTACATGGTGCGATAGCGGCTCGCAGCTGTTTATATTGTTTACCGATTGCAAATAAAGAGGGAATCATTTCAGGCGATACCAGCCTGTTTGCCTTTGCACAGGCGGTTAACCATAACTGCAACAACGATTGGCTTTCTTCAAACAGTATATCTTTTAATACCTGCATGGCTGCAGGACTGCAGTATTGTTTTTCTTCAGCTGGTGCCTTGTCAATAGTGATCGTTTCTTTTTTCAAT
The DNA window shown above is from Lacibacter sp. H375 and carries:
- a CDS encoding 3'-5' exonuclease, which encodes MSYIVVDVESDGPIPNKYSMICFGAVVVEPTLTKTFYGKVKPISTQWIPEALAVSSISREQHEQFDEPKETMERFSEWLSVNSDGRPIFISDNLAFDWQWINYYFHFFTGKNPFGFSGRRIGDLYCGMKMDTGVNSEWKKLFRKTVHDHNPVNDAKGNAEALLAMKKMGLKMPSK
- a CDS encoding ATP-binding protein, which gives rise to MATILRQHAEELYALELEELRKQDQDKRPANWHLSPQSAVTYLIGGKLKNGFEVTPKYIGNKRLMEIAVATLTTDRALLLYGLPGTAKSWVSEHLAAAISGDSTLIVQGTAGTGEEAIRYGWNYARLLAEGPTEKALVETPVMRAMKDGKIVRIEELTRIGADVQDALITILSEKSLPIPELNTEVQAVRGFNVIATANNRDKGVNELSSALKRRFNTVILPVPDSMDEEIDIVKRRVESFEKIMELPAEPPALQEIRRIVTIFRELRSGVTMDGKTKIKMPSGTLSTAEAISVVNNGLAMAAYFGDGQLKANDLAAGIIGAVVKDPVQDKIVWQEYLETVVKPRDEWKDIYRACRDLGI
- a CDS encoding DUF5691 domain-containing protein, with protein sequence MEAWNKIIHTAMMGTDKKIIGVEELAPKLAGAGAVITENTTIDKEEKFLQLASLTYNYRQCAILPLKKETITIDKAPAEEKQYCSPAAMQVLKDILFEESQSLLQLWLTACAKANRLVSPEMIPSLFAIGKQYKQLRAAIAPCTGKRGEWLCQFNPEWNFSVSQSQEELWNTGTTDQRKAVLTELRSADPAAARVLLEQTWAQEDAATKVSFLEILSINVSNEDLVFLESLQNEKSKKVKEEALKLLKQIPGSALVQQYIGVLEKAVTIKTEKALLGMMSKTSLSFQVPADIDPEIFKSGIEKLSSNSKEFSDDEFIIYQLIQFVPPTFWEQQLGKSPQQIIELFEKDATGKKMITALVLATLQFKQHQWAVFMMQYCSTFYIDLIPMLPAQQQEYYSNRSFADHADAIIRYAVEFKREWSIEMTKKILTHAANNPYHYTRSFFSQHIERIPSAIERELGLIMPAEEYQRNSWNKTKEYLGKLINLKNQITTTFTA